The proteins below come from a single Gordonia pseudamarae genomic window:
- a CDS encoding SDR family NAD(P)-dependent oxidoreductase: MERPNPEMGIEETPFYINSTTRPWVRTDETPRRASVSSFGFGGTNFHVTLEQYEGANQARRLRTLPTELVVLSAANEAELATRVGEIAEQVRSGEGLARIAFESAQSFDASQGARAALVAADTDALSGLVDKLRAALADGKAAAIKDPNIAVGFGAPRSGKTAFLFPGQGSHYIGMGADLALDFPEALAVWDGLSGDLADLHNAVFPEPAFDDETRAVQNNALTAMETAQPAIAAISLAQLALLDELGVKADAAAGHSFGEVTALAAAGVLPADRLMETARTRGLLMAEAGRGKDATMLAIVASADEVRTLLEAQPKTDGTLVIANDNGPRQVVVAGHIAEIENVEKAAAGAGLRTKRLTVASAFHSPIVAESSAPFAEYLNTLPLGESHLTVYANATAAPYGDQPTAQLADQVRQSVRFREMIQAMAADGVTRFIEVGPGRVLTGLVNQILGDIEHLAVALDDPKVADLRGWHRGLAVLAADGVGLDLVRLYDHYEEPAKFVPAPKYAVMVGGANVGKPYPPADGKVVITPKRKRQPLAAASAAAEPVKAVAAQSVPVALKPATAAPAPATARVAPTPATPAPVVADPASPAPRPQTAAPATAERSTVTSSSQPSSAPAARAAASSAPAGDAPLSTDAWSLIDRIQRETAAQHERYLDVVADSHQQFLDMSTRMLAEIVGDPGVSPAVVTPRREASVQAPATLPAPAPQPAPAVAPVVAAAPTLAAAPVAAPAPVVKPVATAAPAPVAAPAPAATPAPVAAAPAPAPGKSASDVVLEIVSEKTGYPADMLGLEMEMEAELGIDSIKQVEILSALQAKYPGAPEIPGSELASMRTLQDVVNSVAGFAGGGGAAASASQSVAASQTPADEVPVGLSCTEARLRVVPPAGFAMAGLQDGDVLITREDPAFADALEQVLISQGVKARTVDEVPEEAGAVISLAALGAVRTPDECVDMHVRAFHAARAVAKSSATYRVLVTIQSTGATFAGGDVPTGVASLVKTAGWEWPNASIRAIDIETLDPQRIAAELLAGGSGVEVALRADGTRLVAVEEVDATEVGETVAVPADGVVVVTGGARGVTARSALALAKQHGLRLALLGRTPLQPQSADEPAGTTAAEIATALASSARARGESLSLPQARAQAEKLLATREVRETLTTAQQQGTVAQYFAADTTDRDTLHASLTEVRQALGPIVGLVHGAGVLADKRLEDLDDDSFLRVFRTKLIGAETLLAATSGDDLRFIALFSSIAARAGNPGQAAYASANAALDSIAARESRRRGDGCVVRAFGWGPWDGGMVDATLKSRFTEAGVGVIPLGEGSEFFARHALGKASATAVVVAAPSAPQLRSTSLSWDISVENLPALADHQVRGNVVVPVVIVLDAVLRAVRGLSASDTPVVRDFRVLSGVTFPAGEQHTLSIGLTPDAADYIVSVRDASGRARYTARVESGSGQAVAVAAAGDGAWPFGVADAYAGPLFHGPSFQVIDQLTAYGATGGSALLKVKAEAGWTGGEWASDPAALDGALQLGILWATAQGLPLVLPVGIGRAVFTADFPASGQVQCRFAATPNGDKRVDFDIVLESTDGTQLAALEGVEFYVAGNAEGASAATGNLA; encoded by the coding sequence GTGGAGCGGCCCAACCCGGAGATGGGTATCGAGGAGACGCCGTTCTACATCAACAGCACGACCCGCCCGTGGGTGCGCACCGACGAGACCCCGCGCCGGGCGTCGGTCAGTTCGTTCGGCTTCGGTGGCACCAATTTCCACGTGACCCTGGAGCAGTACGAGGGTGCCAACCAGGCCCGCCGCCTGCGCACACTGCCCACCGAACTCGTCGTGCTCAGCGCCGCGAACGAGGCCGAACTGGCCACCCGCGTCGGCGAGATCGCCGAGCAGGTTCGCTCCGGTGAGGGCCTGGCCCGGATCGCTTTCGAATCGGCCCAGTCCTTCGATGCCTCCCAGGGTGCGCGTGCCGCACTGGTGGCCGCCGACACCGACGCACTGAGCGGCCTGGTGGACAAACTGCGCGCAGCACTGGCCGACGGCAAGGCCGCCGCCATCAAGGACCCCAACATCGCCGTGGGCTTCGGTGCCCCGCGCTCGGGCAAGACCGCCTTCCTGTTCCCCGGACAGGGCAGCCACTACATCGGCATGGGCGCCGACCTGGCACTGGACTTTCCCGAGGCCTTGGCCGTGTGGGACGGACTCAGCGGCGACCTGGCCGACCTGCACAACGCGGTCTTCCCCGAACCGGCCTTCGACGACGAGACCCGCGCGGTGCAGAACAACGCACTGACCGCGATGGAGACGGCCCAGCCGGCGATCGCGGCCATCAGCCTCGCCCAGCTCGCGCTGCTCGACGAACTCGGCGTCAAGGCCGACGCCGCCGCGGGCCACAGCTTCGGTGAGGTCACCGCGCTCGCCGCGGCCGGTGTGCTGCCCGCCGACCGACTGATGGAGACCGCACGCACCCGCGGCCTGCTGATGGCCGAGGCCGGTCGCGGTAAGGACGCCACGATGCTGGCTATCGTCGCGAGCGCCGACGAGGTGCGCACGCTCCTGGAGGCTCAGCCGAAGACCGACGGCACCCTGGTCATCGCCAACGACAACGGTCCTCGCCAGGTAGTCGTCGCCGGCCACATCGCCGAGATCGAGAACGTCGAGAAGGCCGCGGCCGGAGCCGGTCTGCGGACCAAGCGGCTCACGGTGGCGTCCGCCTTCCATTCGCCGATCGTGGCCGAGAGCTCGGCGCCGTTCGCCGAGTACCTGAACACGCTGCCGCTCGGCGAGTCCCATCTGACGGTGTACGCCAACGCCACCGCCGCGCCCTACGGCGACCAGCCGACCGCGCAGCTCGCCGATCAGGTCCGGCAGTCGGTGCGCTTCCGCGAGATGATCCAGGCGATGGCCGCGGACGGCGTCACCCGCTTCATCGAGGTCGGGCCCGGCCGGGTGCTCACCGGGCTGGTCAACCAGATCCTCGGTGACATCGAACATCTGGCCGTGGCACTGGACGATCCGAAGGTCGCGGACCTGCGTGGCTGGCACCGCGGCCTGGCCGTGCTCGCCGCCGACGGTGTGGGCCTGGATCTGGTCCGGCTCTACGACCACTACGAGGAGCCCGCGAAGTTCGTGCCGGCGCCCAAGTACGCGGTGATGGTCGGCGGTGCCAACGTCGGCAAGCCGTACCCGCCCGCCGACGGCAAGGTCGTCATCACCCCCAAGCGCAAGCGTCAGCCGCTCGCAGCGGCATCGGCCGCTGCCGAACCGGTGAAAGCCGTTGCCGCGCAATCTGTTCCGGTGGCACTAAAACCAGCTACGGCGGCTCCCGCGCCTGCCACCGCCCGGGTTGCCCCCACCCCGGCCACCCCCGCTCCCGTTGTCGCAGATCCGGCATCCCCGGCTCCGCGTCCCCAGACCGCCGCGCCCGCGACAGCAGAAAGATCGACTGTGACCTCTTCGTCCCAACCGTCCAGCGCACCCGCCGCCCGCGCCGCGGCCTCGTCCGCACCGGCCGGTGACGCACCGCTGTCGACCGACGCGTGGAGTCTGATCGACCGGATCCAGCGGGAAACGGCTGCTCAGCACGAGCGCTATCTCGATGTGGTGGCCGACAGCCACCAACAGTTCCTCGACATGTCGACCCGGATGCTCGCCGAGATCGTCGGTGACCCCGGTGTATCGCCCGCCGTGGTGACCCCGCGCCGTGAGGCATCGGTGCAGGCCCCGGCCACGCTGCCCGCACCGGCGCCGCAGCCGGCTCCCGCGGTGGCCCCGGTTGTCGCAGCCGCGCCGACTCTGGCGGCGGCACCTGTCGCCGCACCCGCACCCGTGGTGAAGCCGGTCGCTACCGCCGCGCCGGCCCCGGTTGCCGCACCCGCGCCCGCCGCGACTCCTGCTCCGGTCGCTGCCGCACCGGCTCCTGCTCCGGGCAAGTCGGCCAGCGACGTGGTTCTGGAGATCGTGTCGGAGAAGACCGGTTACCCCGCCGACATGTTGGGTCTGGAGATGGAGATGGAGGCCGAGCTCGGTATCGACTCCATCAAGCAAGTCGAAATCTTGTCTGCCCTGCAGGCGAAATACCCTGGCGCCCCGGAGATTCCGGGTTCTGAGCTGGCTTCGATGCGGACCTTGCAGGACGTGGTGAACTCGGTCGCCGGGTTTGCCGGTGGTGGCGGCGCGGCCGCCTCGGCGTCGCAGTCCGTCGCTGCATCGCAGACCCCGGCCGACGAGGTGCCTGTAGGTCTGAGCTGCACAGAAGCCCGTCTGCGCGTCGTCCCCCCGGCCGGGTTCGCCATGGCCGGCCTGCAGGACGGTGACGTCCTGATCACCCGTGAGGACCCGGCCTTCGCCGACGCCCTCGAACAGGTACTCATCTCCCAGGGTGTCAAGGCCCGCACCGTCGACGAGGTTCCCGAGGAAGCGGGCGCGGTCATCAGCCTCGCCGCACTCGGTGCCGTCCGCACCCCCGACGAATGCGTCGACATGCATGTGCGCGCCTTCCACGCCGCCCGCGCCGTCGCCAAGAGCAGCGCAACGTACCGGGTGCTGGTGACCATCCAGTCCACCGGCGCCACCTTCGCCGGCGGTGACGTCCCCACGGGCGTCGCGAGCCTGGTCAAGACCGCCGGGTGGGAATGGCCCAACGCCTCGATCCGGGCCATCGACATCGAAACCCTCGATCCGCAGCGGATCGCGGCCGAACTGCTCGCCGGTGGCAGCGGAGTGGAGGTTGCCCTGCGCGCCGACGGAACCCGACTGGTCGCGGTCGAGGAAGTCGACGCCACCGAGGTCGGCGAGACCGTAGCGGTCCCGGCCGACGGCGTGGTCGTGGTGACCGGCGGCGCGCGTGGCGTGACCGCACGCTCGGCACTGGCACTGGCCAAGCAGCACGGTCTGCGTCTGGCCCTGCTGGGCCGCACCCCGCTGCAACCGCAGTCGGCCGATGAACCGGCAGGCACCACCGCCGCCGAGATCGCGACGGCGCTGGCATCGTCGGCACGTGCGCGCGGCGAGTCGCTGAGCCTGCCGCAGGCCCGCGCGCAGGCCGAGAAGCTGCTGGCCACGCGGGAGGTCCGGGAAACCCTGACCACCGCGCAGCAACAGGGCACGGTCGCGCAGTACTTCGCCGCCGACACCACCGACCGGGACACGCTGCACGCCTCGCTCACCGAGGTGCGGCAGGCGCTCGGCCCGATCGTCGGGCTCGTGCACGGCGCCGGTGTGCTCGCCGACAAGCGTCTGGAAGACCTCGACGACGACAGCTTCCTGCGGGTGTTCCGCACCAAGCTGATCGGCGCCGAAACGCTGCTGGCCGCCACCTCCGGCGACGACCTGCGGTTCATCGCCCTGTTCTCGTCGATCGCGGCGCGTGCGGGCAACCCCGGACAGGCCGCGTACGCTTCGGCGAACGCCGCCCTCGATTCGATCGCCGCGCGTGAGTCGCGCCGCCGTGGCGACGGCTGTGTCGTGCGCGCCTTCGGCTGGGGACCGTGGGATGGTGGCATGGTCGATGCCACTCTCAAGAGCCGCTTCACCGAGGCCGGTGTCGGGGTCATCCCGCTCGGCGAGGGTTCGGAGTTCTTCGCCCGGCACGCACTCGGCAAGGCATCTGCCACCGCCGTCGTGGTCGCCGCCCCGTCCGCACCGCAGCTCCGCTCGACCAGCCTGTCCTGGGATATCTCGGTCGAGAACCTGCCGGCGCTCGCCGACCATCAGGTGCGCGGCAACGTTGTCGTGCCGGTGGTGATCGTTCTCGATGCGGTGCTGCGTGCCGTGCGTGGACTGTCGGCCTCCGATACTCCCGTCGTGCGCGACTTCCGCGTCCTGTCGGGTGTCACGTTCCCGGCGGGGGAGCAGCACACGCTGAGCATCGGACTCACCCCCGACGCCGCCGACTACATCGTCAGCGTCCGTGATGCCAGTGGTCGTGCCCGCTACACCGCGCGCGTCGAATCGGGTTCGGGTCAGGCGGTGGCGGTGGCCGCAGCCGGTGACGGGGCCTGGCCGTTCGGTGTTGCCGACGCCTACGCCGGTCCGCTGTTCCACGGTCCGTCGTTCCAGGTGATCGATCAGCTCACCGCCTACGGCGCCACCGGTGGTTCGGCCCTGCTCAAGGTAAAGGCCGAGGCCGGCTGGACCGGCGGCGAATGGGCGAGCGACCCGGCCGCCCTCGACGGTGCGTTGCAGCTGGGCATCCTGTGGGCGACGGCCCAGGGACTGCCGCTGGTGCTCCCCGTCGGCATCGGGCGTGCGGTGTTCACCGCAGACTTCCCGGCGTCGGGTCAGGTGCAGTGCCGGTTCGCCGCAACCCCGAACGGGGACAAGCGCGTCGACTTCGACATCGTCCTCGAAAGCACCGACGGCACGCAGCTCGCCGCGCTCGAAGGTGTGGAGTTCTATGTCGCCGGTAACGCAGAGGGTGCGAGCGCGGCGACGGGGAATCTCGCGTGA